The nucleotide sequence CCTCTTTTTTTCTGCTGCCAGGGAGTAGAAGGATCTTCTCTCCCCTTTTGTCTATCCGTTTATAGATATCTAAAAATGGATTCCCGTAATAGATTACATCTATTCCGTGTTTCTTATAAAAATCCACTTCCCATGGAAATATAACCACTATATGATCTAAATGTCTTAATTTTTCAACACGTTTTTCTCCCCAAACCCAAACTTTAGGCGGTATATAATAGTATATTTCTACATCCTCTATATGTTTTTTCAGGAGTTCCATAAATTTCAGATTAAATCCTCCATAATCTACTAAGATTACTTTTTTGATCTCCTCTTTTTTAATAAATTCTATATATTCATAGACTTTATTCTTTAAAAATTTATATTTTTTTAGAGCTTCCCAAATACCCATTACAGCTAATTCATCTATATCCTGTATAACAGTAACACCAGCTTCTTTGGAATGTTTACCTGCTACTCCAAAAAAACTGGCATTGTTGTCAATTTTATTCATTGCATTTACAAGATATGATAGGTGAAGATCCCCTGAGATCTCACCTGTCGAAACAAAATACTTCATACTGTCCCTCCTCTATACCCTCACTCCTACAATGAAAATGTTATTGTCATTCGCTAATTTTATACACTCTTCTTTATCTAAAAATAACATTCTGTCAGCTTCTGCAACTATACCCTTTCCACCGATAGATATTATTTTTTTTATGGTATCTAAACCAATTGCTGGTATATCCACCCTCATATCCTGCTGTGGTCTAGCCATCTTTACCAGAATACAATTATTTCCTGCATATTCATAGGCTCTTTCGATAGTTTTATCGGTTCCCTCTATCCCCTCTAGGGTAATGATAGAACCGTCTTTACATACCACACACTGGCCTGCATCTATAATAGAGAGAGCTCGCGCCCCCTCTATACCTATTTTTATAGTTTTATTTTCATCATCGCTAGGGATAGTCTTTGTATATACCTCTTCAGAAAACATCATATCCTTCATAAGGTGGTTTTGAGGTAATACTTTTATACCATTTAACCTAAATAGAGAGATTACACCAAATAATAAAGTTTCATCTTTTTTATCAGGCATCTTCTTTAGAAGTTCCTCTCCTACTTCATCTAACTTAAGGTCATTAAATAATAATTTTTTTTCTACCTTTCCTAGCATAACCATCTTTTCAATATTATTAGTCAATAAATATAGGAGAATTTTTTTCATCTCCCCTATATTCATCTCTACATAATTAGAATGAGACTTGACCTTATCAGATACTGTATCAAATAGCCCTATTGGATATGGATCTATTCCATATTCTTTAGCAGATTCTAAAAATTTTACTGGAAGTTCTCCAT is from Psychrilyobacter atlanticus DSM 19335 and encodes:
- the lpxB gene encoding lipid-A-disaccharide synthase, which produces MKYFVSTGEISGDLHLSYLVNAMNKIDNNASFFGVAGKHSKEAGVTVIQDIDELAVMGIWEALKKYKFLKNKVYEYIEFIKKEEIKKVILVDYGGFNLKFMELLKKHIEDVEIYYYIPPKVWVWGEKRVEKLRHLDHIVVIFPWEVDFYKKHGIDVIYYGNPFLDIYKRIDKRGEKILLLPGSRKKEVQKLLPVMLEVVEKSMDENFILKLAKREHLNWVDLDISRYKNLEVVDNSSLKDVVKQSKYAIAASGTVILELALLGLPGVVIYKIDRLSGLIAKYILKLKYVSLPNLALDREVYRELLQGDCNRDNILDAIQNIENNREYFEEQIGEIIEKLGGNNIIEKYAKFFLKGK
- a CDS encoding LpxI family protein, with protein sequence MEKIAVIVGNGELPVKFLESAKEYGIDPYPIGLFDTVSDKVKSHSNYVEMNIGEMKKILLYLLTNNIEKMVMLGKVEKKLLFNDLKLDEVGEELLKKMPDKKDETLLFGVISLFRLNGIKVLPQNHLMKDMMFSEEVYTKTIPSDDENKTIKIGIEGARALSIIDAGQCVVCKDGSIITLEGIEGTDKTIERAYEYAGNNCILVKMARPQQDMRVDIPAIGLDTIKKIISIGGKGIVAEADRMLFLDKEECIKLANDNNIFIVGVRV